From the genome of Leptolyngbyaceae cyanobacterium, one region includes:
- a CDS encoding DegT/DnrJ/EryC1/StrS family aminotransferase — MQNIPIIKPLMGEPEAEAAKRAIMSGWVTQGPEVAGFEQDFAAYVGAKYACAVSNCTTALHLALLAVGVKPGDEVITVSHSYIATANSIRYCGAIPVFVDIEPQTYNINPMLIEDAIGDRTRAILVVHQIGMPCDLKAILDIARRHQLPVIEDSACAIGSEILWDGQWEKIGKPHGDIACFSFHPRKVITTGDGGMLTTSNPDWDKQFRLWRQHGMSVPDTVRHGAKQVIVESYPMLGYNYRMTDIQAAVGREQLKRLPEIVARRRYLAERYHQMLVDIPGLKLPTEPEWAKSNWQSYCVRLPEKCDQRQVMQGMLDAGISTRRGIMCSHREPAYQQEAWSCGIDRQQCKCEVGKCDRLKESEQAQERAILLPLFHQMTEQEQDSVVSELRKLC; from the coding sequence ATGCAAAATATCCCGATTATCAAACCTTTGATGGGAGAACCAGAGGCAGAAGCAGCCAAGCGTGCCATTATGTCAGGCTGGGTCACGCAAGGGCCAGAAGTTGCTGGTTTTGAGCAAGATTTCGCCGCTTACGTGGGAGCAAAATATGCTTGCGCGGTCTCCAATTGCACTACAGCACTGCATTTAGCTTTGTTAGCTGTTGGGGTAAAGCCTGGAGATGAGGTAATTACAGTCAGCCATTCCTATATTGCGACGGCTAACAGCATTCGCTACTGTGGTGCGATACCCGTGTTTGTGGATATCGAACCGCAAACTTACAACATAAATCCGATGTTAATTGAGGATGCGATCGGCGATCGCACTCGCGCCATCCTCGTCGTCCACCAAATCGGGATGCCTTGCGACCTGAAAGCTATCCTGGATATAGCTCGCCGCCATCAATTGCCAGTGATTGAAGATTCAGCTTGCGCGATCGGTAGCGAAATTCTCTGGGACGGACAGTGGGAAAAAATTGGTAAGCCGCATGGGGATATCGCTTGCTTTTCCTTTCATCCCCGCAAGGTGATTACCACTGGCGACGGCGGAATGCTCACCACCTCCAATCCTGACTGGGATAAACAGTTCCGGCTATGGCGACAACATGGAATGAGCGTACCCGATACAGTACGGCACGGAGCCAAACAAGTAATCGTAGAGTCCTATCCTATGTTGGGCTACAACTACCGGATGACCGACATCCAAGCCGCCGTAGGACGGGAACAACTCAAACGCCTGCCGGAAATTGTCGCCCGTCGTCGTTACCTGGCAGAACGATATCATCAGATGCTAGTAGATATACCTGGGTTGAAATTACCTACAGAGCCAGAATGGGCAAAAAGTAACTGGCAGAGTTACTGCGTTCGGCTGCCAGAAAAATGCGACCAACGGCAAGTAATGCAGGGGATGCTAGATGCTGGGATCTCTACGCGACGCGGTATTATGTGTTCTCACCGAGAGCCAGCCTACCAGCAGGAAGCTTGGTCTTGCGGAATCGATCGCCAACAATGTAAGTGTGAAGTTGGAAAATGCGATCGGCTTAAAGAAAGCGAACAAGCACAAGAACGCGCCATCCTATTACCCCTTTTCCATCAAATGACCGAACAGGAGCAAGATTCGGTTGTTTCGGAGTTACGGAAGCTTTGCTAG
- a CDS encoding DUF4347 domain-containing protein codes for MLDINNQSANSQLFASPLTANLIPEPNIINQPAFTASQATTPQTIAFIDSNVTDATTLITGLEADIKIFLDPTQDGITQITQTLEQYKDITGISIISHGNVAQLQLGNSVLSTNSLAQYAPELQQWKASLTDEADVLIYGCNVAAGETGQTFVQNLSELTDADIAASTNLTGNTFLGGDYILEYNTGNIETTTPFTASLTSTYQGLLASLFDPTLTPSQINLTDGVGSNGDYELGMEFRSNTSGQISAIRYYKAPNETGTHIGKIWSSTGQLLA; via the coding sequence ATGTTAGATATCAATAATCAGTCGGCGAATAGCCAACTATTTGCATCGCCATTGACTGCAAACTTAATCCCAGAGCCAAATATAATAAACCAGCCAGCTTTTACCGCCAGCCAAGCAACAACCCCACAAACCATTGCTTTTATCGATTCCAACGTTACTGATGCCACCACTCTCATCACAGGGCTGGAAGCAGACATCAAAATATTTTTAGATCCTACGCAAGATGGTATTACTCAAATTACCCAAACTTTAGAACAGTACAAAGATATAACAGGCATTAGCATCATCTCTCATGGAAATGTCGCCCAGTTACAGTTAGGTAACAGCGTTCTGAGTACAAACTCCCTGGCTCAATACGCACCCGAACTGCAACAGTGGAAAGCATCCCTTACAGATGAAGCGGATGTCCTGATTTACGGCTGTAATGTAGCGGCAGGGGAAACCGGGCAAACTTTTGTCCAAAACTTGAGTGAATTAACAGATGCGGATATTGCAGCTTCCACAAATCTTACAGGAAATACCTTTTTAGGCGGCGATTATATATTAGAGTACAACACTGGCAATATTGAAACTACTACACCTTTCACCGCCTCCTTAACCAGTACATACCAAGGACTGTTAGCTAGCCTGTTCGACCCAACATTAACACCAAGCCAAATCAATCTAACGGATGGCGTGGGAAGTAACGGAGACTACGAGCTAGGGATGGAGTTCAGAAGCAACACATCCGGTCAGATTAGCGCCATTCGCTACTACAAAGCACCCAACGAAACCGGCACCCACATCGGTAAAATCTGGTCAAGCACCGGACAACTACTGGCT
- a CDS encoding SDR family NAD(P)-dependent oxidoreductase yields the protein MKDKRVLITGGAGLVGSHIADLLVKEEAAEIVILDNFTRGRRDNLAWALANGPVTILEGDIRDRDLLERTMQGIDIVFHQAAIRITQCAEEPRLALEVLADGTFNVLEASVKAGVKKVVAASSASIYGMAEEFPTTESHHPYNNRTLYGAAKVFNEGLLRSFYDMYGLDYVGLRYFNVYGPRMDIYGVYTEVLIRWMDRIAAGQPPLIFGDGSQTMDFIYIEDIARANILAAKADVTDEVFNIASGVESSLNDLAYSLAKVMGSDLKPEYGPERKVNPVQRRLADVSKAKKLLGFEAQFSLEDGLQQLVNWWRDEKKAGN from the coding sequence ATGAAAGATAAGCGAGTTTTAATTACGGGTGGTGCCGGTTTAGTTGGCTCCCATATTGCCGATTTACTGGTGAAAGAAGAAGCTGCCGAGATCGTTATTTTGGATAACTTTACGCGCGGAAGGCGCGATAACTTAGCTTGGGCGCTGGCAAATGGCCCGGTGACGATCTTAGAAGGGGATATTCGCGATCGCGATCTCTTAGAACGCACGATGCAAGGAATCGATATCGTCTTTCATCAAGCAGCGATCCGCATCACCCAATGTGCAGAAGAACCGCGTTTGGCGTTGGAAGTCTTAGCTGATGGCACGTTCAACGTCTTAGAAGCATCAGTAAAAGCGGGAGTGAAAAAAGTAGTCGCTGCTTCCTCAGCTTCCATCTATGGTATGGCAGAGGAATTTCCCACTACCGAATCTCACCACCCCTACAACAACCGTACCCTCTACGGTGCAGCCAAAGTCTTTAACGAAGGCTTACTACGTAGTTTCTATGATATGTACGGACTAGACTACGTAGGATTGCGTTATTTCAACGTGTATGGCCCCAGGATGGATATTTACGGTGTTTACACTGAAGTATTGATTCGCTGGATGGATCGGATCGCCGCCGGTCAGCCACCCCTGATTTTTGGTGATGGCAGTCAGACAATGGATTTTATCTACATCGAAGATATCGCTAGAGCCAATATATTAGCTGCCAAAGCCGACGTGACTGATGAAGTATTTAATATTGCCAGTGGCGTGGAAAGTAGTTTGAACGACCTCGCCTATAGCTTAGCCAAAGTGATGGGTTCCGATCTGAAGCCGGAATATGGCCCAGAACGGAAAGTCAACCCCGTGCAACGCCGACTGGCAGATGTGAGCAAAGCTAAGAAATTGCTGGGTTTTGAAGCACAATTCTCTTTAGAAGATGGACTGCAACAGCTGGTGAATTGGTGGCGCGACGAAAAGAAAGCCGGTAATTAG
- a CDS encoding acyltransferase — translation MPINADVKLGINVSIYHPDLVNLYGCTIGNETKIGTFVEIQKTVIVGSRCKISSHSFLAEGVIIEDEVFVGHGVMFTNDIYPRASNEDGSLKKETDWYAVTTLVKHRASIGSNATVLPGITIGKNAIVGAGAVVTKDVPDYAIVVGVPARVIGDVRDREPTQIKQEETSNH, via the coding sequence ATGCCAATCAATGCTGATGTGAAATTGGGGATAAATGTTAGTATTTATCATCCGGATCTGGTTAATCTTTACGGCTGTACAATAGGAAACGAGACTAAAATAGGTACTTTTGTAGAAATTCAAAAAACCGTCATTGTGGGTAGCAGATGTAAAATTTCATCCCATAGTTTTTTGGCAGAAGGCGTCATCATTGAAGATGAAGTATTTGTTGGTCATGGCGTCATGTTTACTAACGATATTTATCCTAGAGCCAGTAATGAAGACGGCAGTTTAAAAAAGGAAACTGACTGGTATGCAGTCACCACCTTGGTTAAACACCGTGCTTCCATTGGCAGTAATGCAACTGTCTTGCCAGGAATAACCATTGGCAAGAATGCCATCGTAGGAGCAGGTGCCGTAGTGACTAAGGATGTCCCAGACTACGCCATTGTAGTAGGAGTACCCGCTCGTGTCATCGGTGACGTGCGCGATCGCGAACCAACCCAAATCAAACAGGAGGAAACATCAAATCATTAA
- a CDS encoding ABC transporter ATP-binding protein: MFVFWFAYLRKELISAILLAKIKKEIIFMVKYFSKFLYVFPSNKIILIPWGLAFIFVSFIEVGGIGIIGPFIALASNPDLIHQNYWLNLAYTQLGFTEKNKFIVLFGCLIVIVFCIKSLITWYNNARVFKFSYIQKEKLIARLMHGYLEAPYTLYLSKNSAQIIQNISGQTALFANTILSTLLTSASNTINIIFISILLCIVSPFAVLSLLFIITPLVLVFNLFKEKMNFWGKELYQADQEIIRCINHGLGGFKETRIIGCGQYYEKETIIQARRYAKASIGFYIFKFSPRFIVETLLIAFLIGFISISLLFNQNIQELTSTLSIFALASIRLIPAFTNLANGLSILRNSSYSLNQLYSDLKELETIEHESASESITHSNSRDRKIDFTNEIILDEVTYCYPNASRKALDGISLTIPKGKSIALIGKSGAGKTTLVDVILGLLKPNLGDIKVDNKSIYENVRSWQNIIGYIPQSIFLMDDTIERNIAFGVPDNLIDPDRLNKAIEAAQLEEVIENLPQGVKTRVGERGVMLSGGQRQRVGIARALYHEREILVLDEATSALDNETEALVTEAIKSLSGTKTMIIIAHRLTTVEHCDRIYLMDKGKIVESGSYAEVVLKDSSLET, encoded by the coding sequence TTGTTTGTTTTTTGGTTCGCTTATCTTAGAAAAGAATTAATTTCAGCTATTTTACTTGCCAAAATAAAGAAAGAAATTATTTTTATGGTGAAATATTTTTCAAAATTCTTATACGTATTTCCTTCAAATAAAATAATTTTAATTCCTTGGGGTTTAGCATTTATTTTCGTATCTTTTATAGAAGTTGGTGGAATTGGAATTATTGGCCCATTTATCGCCTTGGCTAGTAATCCCGATCTAATTCATCAAAATTACTGGTTGAACTTGGCTTACACTCAGCTAGGATTTACAGAAAAGAATAAATTTATCGTTTTATTTGGTTGCTTAATTGTTATTGTATTTTGTATCAAATCACTGATTACTTGGTATAATAATGCTCGCGTTTTTAAGTTTAGCTACATTCAAAAGGAAAAGTTGATCGCTAGATTGATGCACGGTTACTTAGAAGCTCCATATACATTGTACCTCAGCAAAAATAGCGCTCAAATCATTCAGAACATTAGCGGTCAAACTGCCTTGTTCGCTAATACAATATTAAGTACTTTACTCACTTCTGCTTCTAACACAATTAATATCATTTTTATATCTATATTACTTTGTATAGTTAGTCCCTTTGCAGTATTATCCTTGTTATTCATCATAACCCCCTTAGTTTTAGTCTTTAATTTATTTAAAGAGAAAATGAATTTTTGGGGGAAAGAACTGTATCAAGCGGATCAAGAAATTATTCGCTGTATTAATCATGGTTTAGGAGGATTTAAGGAAACGCGAATTATAGGATGTGGTCAATATTATGAAAAAGAAACCATCATACAGGCAAGAAGATACGCAAAAGCATCAATAGGATTTTATATCTTTAAGTTTTCGCCTCGCTTCATAGTTGAGACGCTTCTTATCGCTTTTTTGATTGGTTTTATATCGATATCTCTACTATTCAACCAAAATATACAAGAACTAACCTCAACTTTAAGTATTTTTGCATTAGCATCGATCCGATTGATACCAGCCTTCACCAATCTTGCCAATGGGCTCAGTATTTTGCGTAACTCTAGTTATTCACTAAATCAACTTTACTCTGACTTGAAGGAATTAGAAACCATTGAACATGAATCAGCTTCCGAGTCTATAACTCATTCCAATTCACGCGATCGCAAAATAGACTTTACCAATGAAATTATTTTAGATGAAGTCACCTATTGTTATCCTAATGCCTCTAGAAAAGCCCTAGATGGAATATCTTTGACAATTCCCAAAGGTAAATCTATTGCTTTGATTGGCAAATCAGGAGCAGGTAAAACGACTTTAGTTGATGTAATTTTAGGATTATTAAAACCAAATTTAGGAGATATCAAAGTAGACAACAAATCTATCTACGAAAATGTACGTTCATGGCAAAATATAATAGGTTATATTCCTCAATCTATCTTCCTAATGGATGATACTATTGAGAGAAATATTGCTTTTGGTGTTCCCGATAATCTTATTGACCCAGATAGGTTAAATAAAGCGATCGAAGCAGCGCAGTTAGAAGAAGTAATAGAAAATCTCCCCCAAGGTGTTAAAACCAGAGTGGGTGAGCGTGGAGTTATGCTATCTGGCGGACAAAGGCAACGGGTGGGAATTGCCAGAGCGCTTTATCACGAGAGAGAAATATTAGTTTTAGATGAAGCGACTTCTGCACTCGATAATGAAACTGAAGCTTTGGTTACGGAAGCAATTAAGTCTTTAAGCGGTACGAAAACTATGATTATTATTGCTCATCGTTTGACAACTGTTGAACATTGCGATCGCATTTACTTAATGGATAAAGGAAAAATTGTGGAGTCCGGTAGTTATGCAGAAGTAGTTCTAAAAGATTCCTCATTAGAAACTTAA
- a CDS encoding Gfo/Idh/MocA family oxidoreductase translates to MINIGVIGYGYWGPNLVRNFAEIPDAQVRTVSDFKPELLAKVQARYPTIQTTTDCRDIFTDPKIDAVAIATPVSTHFDLALAALKAGKHVMVEKPMTVSSQQAVQLVEEAEKRNLVLMVDHTFVYTGAVRKMHELVDTKVLGDIYYYDSVRVNLGLFQHDVNVIWDLAVHDLSIMDYVLPSQPYAVSATGMSHISGEPENIAYLTLFFDNNLIAHINVNWLAPVKVRRTMISGSQRMIVYDDLEPSEKLKIYDKGITVNGNSESMYQMLIGYRAGDMWAPRLEVTEALRTEGLHFINCIEKGERPITDGQVGLRVVRILEAATQSMKNQGQLVPLNLAEVAA, encoded by the coding sequence GTGATTAACATCGGGGTAATTGGATACGGTTATTGGGGGCCTAATTTAGTTAGAAATTTTGCCGAAATTCCCGACGCACAAGTCAGAACAGTTAGCGACTTCAAACCAGAATTATTAGCTAAAGTGCAGGCGCGTTATCCCACCATCCAAACCACTACAGACTGTCGAGATATTTTTACAGACCCCAAAATTGATGCAGTGGCAATTGCTACACCAGTTTCTACTCATTTCGATTTAGCTTTAGCAGCCTTAAAAGCTGGTAAGCACGTCATGGTAGAAAAGCCGATGACTGTCTCCTCACAACAAGCAGTACAGCTAGTTGAAGAAGCAGAAAAACGCAACCTAGTATTGATGGTAGACCACACCTTTGTTTACACAGGTGCAGTTCGCAAAATGCACGAACTAGTCGATACCAAAGTACTGGGCGATATTTATTACTATGATTCCGTGCGCGTCAATTTAGGACTATTCCAGCACGATGTGAACGTAATTTGGGATTTGGCAGTTCACGACCTTTCTATTATGGATTATGTATTGCCATCTCAGCCTTACGCTGTTTCGGCAACGGGGATGAGCCATATTTCTGGAGAACCAGAAAATATTGCTTATTTAACCTTATTTTTTGATAATAACTTAATCGCACACATCAATGTTAACTGGTTGGCACCAGTGAAAGTACGTCGCACCATGATCAGTGGTAGTCAACGTATGATTGTTTATGATGATTTAGAGCCTAGTGAAAAGCTGAAGATTTATGACAAAGGAATTACCGTGAATGGCAATTCTGAAAGTATGTATCAGATGCTGATCGGTTATCGTGCTGGTGATATGTGGGCACCGCGCTTAGAAGTAACAGAAGCGCTAAGAACTGAGGGATTACACTTTATTAATTGCATCGAAAAAGGCGAACGTCCCATTACTGATGGACAAGTTGGACTGCGGGTAGTAAGAATTTTGGAAGCGGCTACTCAGTCGATGAAAAATCAAGGTCAATTAGTTCCTTTAAACTTAGCGGAGGTAGCAGCGTGA
- a CDS encoding acyltransferase yields MSESGTSRIVKAVHGVQGFQPDPDFEIQMAEYLRQQYSRNELIEMYSRFAMGESDFDLRMRRAIWRAVAKKFGHGIRISSGVGFKHLETFEIGDRVFIGSQSYIQGRFDGKCSIGKQVWIGPQSYFDARDLIIEDYVGWGPGAKVLGSSHTGLPIDVPIIQTDLEIKPVKVETGADIGMNALILPGVTIGKGSIVGAGAVVTKDVPPYAIVAGVPAKFLRWREGYELLEENKENER; encoded by the coding sequence ATGTCTGAATCAGGCACAAGTAGAATAGTTAAAGCGGTACATGGCGTGCAAGGATTTCAGCCAGACCCGGATTTTGAAATTCAAATGGCCGAGTATTTGCGCCAACAATACAGCCGCAACGAATTAATTGAAATGTATAGTCGCTTTGCAATGGGTGAAAGCGATTTTGATTTGCGGATGCGCCGTGCTATTTGGCGTGCAGTTGCCAAAAAATTCGGGCATGGAATTCGGATTAGTAGCGGTGTTGGTTTTAAACATTTAGAAACATTCGAGATCGGCGATCGCGTTTTCATCGGTTCCCAAAGTTACATTCAAGGCAGATTCGATGGCAAATGCAGTATTGGCAAACAGGTTTGGATCGGCCCACAAAGCTATTTCGATGCTCGCGATTTGATTATAGAAGATTACGTCGGCTGGGGGCCGGGAGCTAAAGTTTTAGGTTCCAGCCATACCGGATTACCCATTGACGTTCCGATTATCCAAACAGATTTGGAAATCAAACCGGTCAAAGTAGAAACAGGCGCAGACATCGGAATGAATGCACTGATCTTACCAGGGGTAACCATTGGGAAAGGTAGCATTGTGGGAGCGGGAGCAGTTGTTACCAAAGACGTGCCGCCTTATGCGATCGTAGCTGGCGTTCCGGCTAAATTTTTACGTTGGCGAGAAGGGTACGAGTTATTAGAGGAAAATAAAGAAAATGAAAGATAA
- a CDS encoding DegT/DnrJ/EryC1/StrS family aminotransferase: protein MIPFLDLKAQYLSIKDEITTAVANVLESTQFVLGSEVALLEEEFAKYSGAEYGIAVNTGTSALHLALLAAGIGAGDEVITVPFTFVATVAAIYYTGATPVFVDIDPVSYTIDVDRIEKAIGPRTKAIMPVHLYGQPADMDPIVEIARRHGLIVIEDAAQAHRSEYKGRRVGGIGDIGCFSFYPGKNLGAYGEGGMIVTNNPEYNRTMRMLRDWGQEQKYYHILKGYNYRMDGIQGAILRVKLRYLDGWTEARRTHAALYDKLLADSGIPTPKVMPYSHHVYHIYAVRSPHRDTIQKKLNERGIQTGIHYPIPVHLQQAYADLGYKQGDFPHSEAAANEEFSLPMYAELSDEQVKIVCDALREII from the coding sequence GTGATTCCATTTTTAGATTTAAAAGCCCAGTACTTAAGCATTAAAGACGAAATTACTACAGCTGTTGCCAATGTACTAGAAAGTACTCAATTTGTCTTGGGTAGTGAAGTCGCTCTCTTAGAAGAAGAATTTGCTAAATATAGTGGTGCTGAATATGGCATTGCTGTTAATACAGGTACTAGCGCCCTTCACTTGGCATTACTGGCGGCGGGTATTGGTGCTGGTGACGAAGTGATTACCGTACCGTTTACCTTTGTAGCTACTGTAGCGGCAATTTATTATACCGGAGCTACCCCGGTTTTTGTGGATATCGATCCGGTTTCTTACACGATCGATGTCGATCGAATTGAAAAAGCGATCGGTCCCCGCACTAAGGCTATTATGCCCGTGCATCTATACGGGCAACCCGCAGACATGGACCCAATTGTAGAAATTGCTCGCCGTCATGGTTTGATCGTAATTGAAGATGCCGCCCAAGCACATCGATCGGAATACAAAGGACGAAGAGTGGGCGGTATTGGCGATATCGGTTGTTTCAGTTTTTACCCCGGTAAGAATTTAGGCGCTTACGGTGAAGGTGGCATGATCGTCACCAATAATCCCGAATATAACCGCACTATGCGAATGCTGCGGGATTGGGGTCAAGAGCAAAAGTATTACCACATCCTGAAAGGTTATAACTACCGAATGGATGGCATACAAGGAGCGATTTTGCGGGTGAAGTTGCGCTACTTAGATGGGTGGACTGAGGCTAGGAGAACGCACGCTGCATTGTATGACAAACTGTTAGCAGATTCGGGCATTCCTACTCCGAAAGTAATGCCTTACAGCCATCACGTTTATCATATTTACGCAGTGCGATCGCCTCACCGAGACACCATTCAAAAAAAATTAAACGAACGAGGCATTCAAACAGGAATTCACTATCCGATCCCCGTACATTTGCAGCAAGCTTATGCTGATTTAGGATACAAACAAGGTGATTTTCCTCATTCTGAAGCAGCCGCAAACGAAGAGTTTTCGCTACCGATGTATGCGGAACTTTCCGACGAACAAGTAAAAATTGTTTGTGATGCTTTGCGCGAAATTATTTAG